The following coding sequences lie in one Epinephelus moara isolate mb chromosome 17, YSFRI_EMoa_1.0, whole genome shotgun sequence genomic window:
- the LOC126404305 gene encoding tripartite motif-containing protein 16-like isoform X1, with product MAQQRNEAYEVKFCCSICLDLLKDPVTISCGHNYCMSCIKAHWDEADQKNIYTCPQCRQTFYPRPVLVKNTMLAELIEERRKTEAAPADHCYARPGDVACDVCTGRKLKAFKSCLVCLASYCEQHLQPHYESPTFKKHKLTEASLKLQENICSRHDEVMKIFCRTDQQCICYLCSMDEHKGHDTVSAAAERTEKQKELGESQQKIQQRIQDREKDVKVLQQEMKDIDSSADKAVEDSEKIFTELIRLIEKRSSDVKQHIRSRQETEVSRVKKLQEKLDQEIAELKRKDAELEQLSRTEDHIQFFHSYLSLSKLTESTESPRPNIDCLQHFEDVMAAVTAARDKMQTILTEKLPLAELTTRADFLQYSRKITLDPNTANNFLVLSEGNRKITFNTKNPPYSQHPDRFTRISQVLSKDDLTGRCYWEVERSRKAGVAVVVAYKSIARSGDLNACVFGFNEKSWNLHCDNSYTFRHDNHSISISGPKSSRVGVYLDHSAGILSFYSVSQRMTLLHRVQTTFTEPLYAGLFLGGSNGDTAEFCKLK from the coding sequence ATGGCGCAGCAAAGAAATGAAGCATACGAGGTGAAATTCTGCTGTTCGATCTGTTTGGATCTGCTGAAGGATCCGGTGACTATTTCCTGTGGACACAACTACTGCATGAGCTGTATTAAAGCCCACTGGGATGAAGCAGATCAGAAGAATATCTACACCTGTCCTCAGTGCAGACAGACTTTCTACCCGAGGCCTGTCCTCGTGAAAAACACCATGCTGGCAGAGTTAATTGAGGAACGGAGGAAGACAGAAGCTGCTCCTGCTGATCACTGCTATGCCAGACCTGGAGATGTGGCCTGTGATGTCTGCACTGGGAGGAAGCTGAAAGCCTTCAAGTCCTGTCTGGTGTGTCTGGCCTCTTACTGTGAGCAACACCTTCAGCCTCACTATGAATCTCctacttttaaaaaacacaaactcacTGAAGCCTCCCTGAAGCTTCAGGAGAACATCTGCTCCCGTCATGATGAGGTGATGAAGATTTTCTGCCGCACTGATCAGCAGTGTATCTGTTATCTCTGCTCAATGGATGAACATAAAGGCCACGACACAgtctcagctgcagcagaacGGACTGAGAAGCAGAAGGAGCTCGGTGAAAGTCAACAGAAAATCCAGCAGAGAATCCAGGACCGAGAGAAAGATGTGAAGGTGCTTCAGCAGGAGATGAAGGATATCGATTCCTCTGCTGATAAAGCAGTGGAGGACAGTGAGAAGATTTTTACTGAGTTGATCCGTCTCATTGAGAAAAGAAGCTCTGATGTGAAGCAGCACATCAGATCCAGACAGGAAACTGAAGTGAGTCGAGTCAAAAAGCTTCAGGAGAAGCTGGATCAGGAGATCGCTGAGCTAAAGAGGAAGGACGCTGAGCTGGAGCAGCTCTCACGCACAGAGGACCACATCCAGTTTTTTCACAGTTACCTCTCGCTGTCTAAACTAACGGAGTCCACAGAGTCACCAAGACCAAACATTGACTGTCTGCAGCACTTTGAGGATGTGATGGCAGCTGTGACAGCAGCCAGAGACAAAATGCAGACCATCCTTACTGAGAAACTGCCTTTAGCAGAGCTCACGACCAGAGCAGACTTCTTACAATACTCACGTAAAATCACGCTGGatccaaacacagcaaacaacTTTTTGGTTTTATCAGAGGGGaacagaaaaataacatttaatacAAAAAATCCACCATATTCTCAACATCCAGACAGATTCACTCGCATATCTCAGGTCTTGAGTAAAGATGATCTGACTGGACGTtgttactgggaggtggagaggagcAGGAAAGCTGGAGTAGCAGTTGTTGTTGCTTATAAGAGTATTGCCAGATCAGGGGACTTGAATGCATGTGTATTTGGATTCAATGAGAAGTCTTGGAATTTACATTGTGACAATAGTTATACCTTCAGACATGACAACCACTCAATCAGCATCTCAGGACCTAAATCCTCCAGAGTAGGAGTGTACCTGGATCACAGTGCAGGTATTCTGTCTTTCTACAGCGTCTCTCAAAGAATGACTCTCCTCCACAGAGTCCAGACCACATTCACTGAGCCGCTCTATGCTGGACTTTTTCTTGGTGGTTCTAATGGAGACACTGCTGAGTTCTGTAAACTCAAGTAG
- the LOC126404305 gene encoding tripartite motif-containing protein 16-like isoform X2 — protein sequence MLQSAISWAVKFCCSICLDLLKDPVTISCGHNYCMSCIKAHWDEADQKNIYTCPQCRQTFYPRPVLVKNTMLAELIEERRKTEAAPADHCYARPGDVACDVCTGRKLKAFKSCLVCLASYCEQHLQPHYESPTFKKHKLTEASLKLQENICSRHDEVMKIFCRTDQQCICYLCSMDEHKGHDTVSAAAERTEKQKELGESQQKIQQRIQDREKDVKVLQQEMKDIDSSADKAVEDSEKIFTELIRLIEKRSSDVKQHIRSRQETEVSRVKKLQEKLDQEIAELKRKDAELEQLSRTEDHIQFFHSYLSLSKLTESTESPRPNIDCLQHFEDVMAAVTAARDKMQTILTEKLPLAELTTRADFLQYSRKITLDPNTANNFLVLSEGNRKITFNTKNPPYSQHPDRFTRISQVLSKDDLTGRCYWEVERSRKAGVAVVVAYKSIARSGDLNACVFGFNEKSWNLHCDNSYTFRHDNHSISISGPKSSRVGVYLDHSAGILSFYSVSQRMTLLHRVQTTFTEPLYAGLFLGGSNGDTAEFCKLK from the exons ATGCTGCAAAGTGCAATCAGCTGGGCA GTGAAATTCTGCTGTTCGATCTGTTTGGATCTGCTGAAGGATCCGGTGACTATTTCCTGTGGACACAACTACTGCATGAGCTGTATTAAAGCCCACTGGGATGAAGCAGATCAGAAGAATATCTACACCTGTCCTCAGTGCAGACAGACTTTCTACCCGAGGCCTGTCCTCGTGAAAAACACCATGCTGGCAGAGTTAATTGAGGAACGGAGGAAGACAGAAGCTGCTCCTGCTGATCACTGCTATGCCAGACCTGGAGATGTGGCCTGTGATGTCTGCACTGGGAGGAAGCTGAAAGCCTTCAAGTCCTGTCTGGTGTGTCTGGCCTCTTACTGTGAGCAACACCTTCAGCCTCACTATGAATCTCctacttttaaaaaacacaaactcacTGAAGCCTCCCTGAAGCTTCAGGAGAACATCTGCTCCCGTCATGATGAGGTGATGAAGATTTTCTGCCGCACTGATCAGCAGTGTATCTGTTATCTCTGCTCAATGGATGAACATAAAGGCCACGACACAgtctcagctgcagcagaacGGACTGAGAAGCAGAAGGAGCTCGGTGAAAGTCAACAGAAAATCCAGCAGAGAATCCAGGACCGAGAGAAAGATGTGAAGGTGCTTCAGCAGGAGATGAAGGATATCGATTCCTCTGCTGATAAAGCAGTGGAGGACAGTGAGAAGATTTTTACTGAGTTGATCCGTCTCATTGAGAAAAGAAGCTCTGATGTGAAGCAGCACATCAGATCCAGACAGGAAACTGAAGTGAGTCGAGTCAAAAAGCTTCAGGAGAAGCTGGATCAGGAGATCGCTGAGCTAAAGAGGAAGGACGCTGAGCTGGAGCAGCTCTCACGCACAGAGGACCACATCCAGTTTTTTCACAGTTACCTCTCGCTGTCTAAACTAACGGAGTCCACAGAGTCACCAAGACCAAACATTGACTGTCTGCAGCACTTTGAGGATGTGATGGCAGCTGTGACAGCAGCCAGAGACAAAATGCAGACCATCCTTACTGAGAAACTGCCTTTAGCAGAGCTCACGACCAGAGCAGACTTCTTACAATACTCACGTAAAATCACGCTGGatccaaacacagcaaacaacTTTTTGGTTTTATCAGAGGGGaacagaaaaataacatttaatacAAAAAATCCACCATATTCTCAACATCCAGACAGATTCACTCGCATATCTCAGGTCTTGAGTAAAGATGATCTGACTGGACGTtgttactgggaggtggagaggagcAGGAAAGCTGGAGTAGCAGTTGTTGTTGCTTATAAGAGTATTGCCAGATCAGGGGACTTGAATGCATGTGTATTTGGATTCAATGAGAAGTCTTGGAATTTACATTGTGACAATAGTTATACCTTCAGACATGACAACCACTCAATCAGCATCTCAGGACCTAAATCCTCCAGAGTAGGAGTGTACCTGGATCACAGTGCAGGTATTCTGTCTTTCTACAGCGTCTCTCAAAGAATGACTCTCCTCCACAGAGTCCAGACCACATTCACTGAGCCGCTCTATGCTGGACTTTTTCTTGGTGGTTCTAATGGAGACACTGCTGAGTTCTGTAAACTCAAGTAG
- the LOC126404305 gene encoding tripartite motif-containing protein 16-like isoform X3: protein MAQQRNEAYEVKFCCSICLDLLKDPVTISCGHNYCMSCIKAHWDEADQKNIYTCPQCRQTFYPRPVLVKNTMLAELIEERRKTEAAPADHCYARPGDVACDVCTGRKLKAFKSCLVCLASYCEQHLQPHYESPTFKKHKLTEASLKLQENICSRHDEVMKIFCRTDQQCICYLCSMDEHKGHDTVSAAAERTEKQKELGESQQKIQQRIQDREKDVKVLQQEMKDIDSSADKAVEDSEKIFTELIRLIEKRSSDVKQHIRSRQETEVSRVKKLQEKLDQEIAELKRKDAELEQLSRTEDHIQFFHSYLSLSKLTESTESPRPNIDSELTTRADFLQYSRKITLDPNTANNFLVLSEGNRKITFNTKNPPYSQHPDRFTRISQVLSKDDLTGRCYWEVERSRKAGVAVVVAYKSIARSGDLNACVFGFNEKSWNLHCDNSYTFRHDNHSISISGPKSSRVGVYLDHSAGILSFYSVSQRMTLLHRVQTTFTEPLYAGLFLGGSNGDTAEFCKLK from the exons ATGGCGCAGCAAAGAAATGAAGCATACGAGGTGAAATTCTGCTGTTCGATCTGTTTGGATCTGCTGAAGGATCCGGTGACTATTTCCTGTGGACACAACTACTGCATGAGCTGTATTAAAGCCCACTGGGATGAAGCAGATCAGAAGAATATCTACACCTGTCCTCAGTGCAGACAGACTTTCTACCCGAGGCCTGTCCTCGTGAAAAACACCATGCTGGCAGAGTTAATTGAGGAACGGAGGAAGACAGAAGCTGCTCCTGCTGATCACTGCTATGCCAGACCTGGAGATGTGGCCTGTGATGTCTGCACTGGGAGGAAGCTGAAAGCCTTCAAGTCCTGTCTGGTGTGTCTGGCCTCTTACTGTGAGCAACACCTTCAGCCTCACTATGAATCTCctacttttaaaaaacacaaactcacTGAAGCCTCCCTGAAGCTTCAGGAGAACATCTGCTCCCGTCATGATGAGGTGATGAAGATTTTCTGCCGCACTGATCAGCAGTGTATCTGTTATCTCTGCTCAATGGATGAACATAAAGGCCACGACACAgtctcagctgcagcagaacGGACTGAGAAGCAGAAGGAGCTCGGTGAAAGTCAACAGAAAATCCAGCAGAGAATCCAGGACCGAGAGAAAGATGTGAAGGTGCTTCAGCAGGAGATGAAGGATATCGATTCCTCTGCTGATAAAGCAGTGGAGGACAGTGAGAAGATTTTTACTGAGTTGATCCGTCTCATTGAGAAAAGAAGCTCTGATGTGAAGCAGCACATCAGATCCAGACAGGAAACTGAAGTGAGTCGAGTCAAAAAGCTTCAGGAGAAGCTGGATCAGGAGATCGCTGAGCTAAAGAGGAAGGACGCTGAGCTGGAGCAGCTCTCACGCACAGAGGACCACATCCAGTTTTTTCACAGTTACCTCTCGCTGTCTAAACTAACGGAGTCCACAGAGTCACCAAGACCAAACATTGACT CAGAGCTCACGACCAGAGCAGACTTCTTACAATACTCACGTAAAATCACGCTGGatccaaacacagcaaacaacTTTTTGGTTTTATCAGAGGGGaacagaaaaataacatttaatacAAAAAATCCACCATATTCTCAACATCCAGACAGATTCACTCGCATATCTCAGGTCTTGAGTAAAGATGATCTGACTGGACGTtgttactgggaggtggagaggagcAGGAAAGCTGGAGTAGCAGTTGTTGTTGCTTATAAGAGTATTGCCAGATCAGGGGACTTGAATGCATGTGTATTTGGATTCAATGAGAAGTCTTGGAATTTACATTGTGACAATAGTTATACCTTCAGACATGACAACCACTCAATCAGCATCTCAGGACCTAAATCCTCCAGAGTAGGAGTGTACCTGGATCACAGTGCAGGTATTCTGTCTTTCTACAGCGTCTCTCAAAGAATGACTCTCCTCCACAGAGTCCAGACCACATTCACTGAGCCGCTCTATGCTGGACTTTTTCTTGGTGGTTCTAATGGAGACACTGCTGAGTTCTGTAAACTCAAGTAG